From Toxorhynchites rutilus septentrionalis strain SRP chromosome 2, ASM2978413v1, whole genome shotgun sequence, a single genomic window includes:
- the LOC129770369 gene encoding SEC14-like protein 2 yields MASKTPALQDDERFALMKFRRQVADIIKPEHDDYYLLRWLRARSWNPEAAEKMLRESMKFRERWNADEIDKWPTPQILRELFPYGVSGFDKDGSPIIIIPFAGFDIWGLLHTVSRADIVRMTLQALEGYMKLAYEQSKKLDDPICRQFVVIFDMENFNLKQYVWRPASEVVIALIKMYEANYPEILKCCYIINAPKVFAFAYNMVKGLLGEYTIEKIKIYKSDQSKWLPAILEQCDADQIPKYFGGTQTDEDGNPRCEKKICWGGKVPPSMYTSKEDSFNNNLTFTETEIKKGGRVKLTFDCEKAGCFLKWEFRTYDHDIKFGIKCVNKKTQESEIEVPLKRVASHQVDESGFITCQPGCTYFVMFDNSYSYFKNKKIRYSVLLTTPLSEIEQAASSVSVTDEATVETED; encoded by the exons CACGTTCATGGAACCCCGAAGCTGCCGAGAAGATGTTGCGCGAGTCGATGAAGTTCCGCGAGCGTTGGAATGCCGATGAGATCGACAAATGGCCGACGCCACAAATATTGCGAGAACTGTTCCCTTACGGCGTGTCCGGCTTCGACAAGGATGGATCTCCAATCATCATTATCCCTTTCGCCGGATTTGACATCTGGGGCCTACTGCACACCGTTTCTAGGGCGGACATCGTGCGGATGACACTGCAGGCACTCGAAGGATACATGAAACTTGCGTATGAACAGAGCAAAAAGTTGGACGATCCCATCTGTCGTCAATTTGTGGTAATTTTTGACATGGAAAACTTCAACCTAAAGCAGTACGTGTGGAGACCCGCTAGCGAGGTTGTCATTGCGCTCATCAAAATGTATGAGGCTAACTATCCGGAAATTCTCAAATGTTgctatattatcaacgcaccAAAAGTATTCGCATTTGCGTACAACATGGTAAAGGGTTTACTGGGGGAATACACGATAGAGAAAATAAAGATCTACAAGTCGGACCAGAGCAAGTGGCTCCCGGCGATTCTAGAGCAGTGTGACGCTGACCAGATTCCCAAGTACTTTGGCGGTACCCAAACAGACGAGGATGGTAATCCAAGGTGCGAGAAGAAAATCTGTTGGGGTGGGAAGGTGCCACCCTCGATGTATACATCCAAGGAAGATAGCTTCAACAACAATTTGACATTTACCGAGACTGAGATTAAAAAAGGCGGCAGAGTGAAGCTGACATTCGACTGTGAGAAGGCGGGCTGTTTTTTGAA atgGGAGTTCCGCACGTACGACCATGACATTAAATTCGGTATCAAATGTGTCAACAAGAAGACCCAAGAAAGCGAAATTGAAGTTCCACTGAAGCGCGTTGCATCGCATCAGGTGGACGAATCTGGATTCATAACCTGTCAACCGGGATGCACCT ATTTCGTGATGTTTGACAACTCGTACAGTTACTTCAAGAACAAAAAGATCCGATATTCGGTCCTGCTCACTACACCGCTCAGTGAAATTGAGCAGGCAGCTAGTTCCGTTTCCGTAACAGACGAGGCAACTGTCGAAACGGAAGATTAG